One segment of Ficedula albicollis isolate OC2 chromosome 2, FicAlb1.5, whole genome shotgun sequence DNA contains the following:
- the EFHB gene encoding EF-hand domain-containing family member B produces the protein MAEQPAPCPAEPAPEKSPEPPAVSASAEGAPPAPRSCPHLPSLCLGGAESRRLKGLEEGQREGASPCEPRPSPKWAGKLRPAGSTVASCFKEVLPRPVTPTVVRKFRNTTDPAPGAKIIFYGTADDPDVATHLTHGIKSISKPTVASLISPVAKSEFQEKLQDLKEAIYSSNREAPLGRSHDQSSKLPEGLDIINTTFGIKVFKDLTAGEVVNPPKTFEEVDKEAREGHELYLLSHEDYYAGEPVNRKYNSHFNKSFVYGMETPHYEDGRNTAKTLNWFLDLDSKRAPHLVSTRSDDFKEKYQPQVGKVHDPIADTMNVPPDHAFGMVIRPDEYDVNDLLHVRVPCEFLRGKDRERVILIAVRQCLKKANYENFDVLLEALRHFDKNGDGIIHKDNLRKIFFQLNMNLDDELLDLLFDCCDLDKDGLINYRDFANFLNWKDKMGIREFEEKIIRKGEKLDACLPKDTKKEDEPLPEQEDLELKRSGSSEKMSKPLKRSTDGVYTNYQTSSSQYNAVVGGIPTSCYPLCGVPTIRLDIPAPRIRRLADTTNYGDQGSSFSVLFPSVFSQKGVYEKDLLKKRPKAEIKQILHNMGMNVADERFEEIWKQVCTKHEIKELCDCEESMWDILNKIHESRIKF, from the exons ATGGCGGAGCAGCCAGCGCCATGCCCCGCAGAGCCGGCCCCCGAGAAGTCTCCGGAGCCACCGGCCGTGAGCGCCTCCGCCGAAGGGGCCCCGCCGGCGCCGCGGAGCTGCCCCCACCTGCCCTCTCTGTGCCTTGGTGGGGCGGAGTCTCGCCGATTGAAGGGGCTGGAAGAGGGGCAGCGTGAAGGCGCGTCTCCCTGCGAGCCCCGTCCCTCCCCGAAATGG GCTGGAAAGTTGCGTCCCGCGGGCAGCACGGTTGCGAGTTGTTTCAAAGAGGTGTTACCTAGG CCTGTTACTCCGACTGTTGTACGAAAGTTTCGAAATACAACAgatccagctcctggtgctaAAATAATATTCTATGGCACAGCAGATGATCCCGACGTTGCAACTCATTTGACACATGGAATAAAGTCAATCTCCAAACCCACT GTAGCTTCATTGATAAGTCCAGTTGCTAAAAGTGAATTTCAAGAAAAGCTGCAAGACCTGAAGGAAGCAATTTACTCCAGTAATCGTGAAGCACCTTTGGGTAGATCACATGATCAATCTTCTAAGTTACCTGAGGGCTTGGATATAATTAATACTACATTTGGAATAAAAGTCTTTAAAG atttaaCAGCTGGAGAGGTTGTAAATCCACCAAAAACCTTTGAAGAAGTGGATAAAGAAGCGAGAGAAGGACATGAGTTGTATCTGCTGTCACACGAGGATTATTACGCGG ggGAACCAGTCAATAGGAAGTATAACTCACATTTCAACAAGTCTTTTGTTTATGGAATGGAAACCCCTCATTATGAAGATGGGCGAAATACAGCCAAGACCTTGAATTGGTTCTTGGACCTGGATTC GAAAAGAGCACCACACCTTGTGTCAACACGAAGTGAtgatttcaaggaaaaatacCAGCCTCAGGTTGGAAAAGTTCATGATCC TATAGCAGATACCATGAATGTTCCCCCAGACCATGCATTTGGAATGGTGATCCGCCCAGATGAATATG ATGTTAATGATCTTCTTCATGTCCGGGTTCCGTGTGAGTTCCTCCGtgggaaggacagagaaagaGTTATCTTGATTGCAGTTCGGCAGTGTCTGAAGAAAGCTAACTATGAGAATTTTGATGTGTTACTAGAAGCATTAAGACATTTTGATAAG AATGGTGATGGAATCATACACAAGGACAACCTACGAAAGATCTTTTTTCAGCTGAACATGAATCTAGATGATGAGCTCCTGGATTTGTTATTTGACTGCTGTGATTTGGATAAGGATGGTCTGATTAATTACCGAGACTTTGCGAACTTTCTGAACTGGAAAGATAAAATGGGTATTAGagagtttgaagaaaaaataattagaaaag GGGAAAAATTAGATGCCTGTCTTCCCAAAGACACAAAGAAAGAGGATGAACCGCTGCCGGAACAGGAAGATCTTGAGTTAAAAAGATCAGGAAGCTCAGAAAAGATGTCTAAACCACTTAAAAGATCAACAGATGGTGTATATACAAATTATCAAACATCATCTTCTCAGTATAATGCTGTAGTAGGTGGTATCCCAACATCCT GTTATCCATTGTGTGGTGTTCCAACTATTCGTTTAGATATTCCTGCTCCTCGAATTCGCCGCCTCGCTGACACAACTAATTATGGTGACCAGGGCAGTAGTTTTTCAGTATTGTTCCCTTCTGTCTTCAGTCAAAAGGGAGTGTATGaaaaagatcttttaaaaaagagacCAAAAGCAGAG